In a genomic window of Dehalococcoidia bacterium:
- a CDS encoding iron ABC transporter permease: MSTTSALRAARGTWPYMALVALFAVAFLLELCLGAVSLSPARVWAGITGEDALARQLVLDLRLPRAVLAVLTGASLAAAAAALQGATGNPLADPHLLGVSGGALMVGAVMAVVGLDPPVPAAMPLAGVGALAGAAVPVVLAGVGTVSGAGVALIGVGLSYLWSVLVLALLTSAGFLAAPSLAFLGGSLAGRGWSDASALAVYLGLAAIALALLVKPLDALALGDEVARSLGFSPTLARAAAVAAAALLVGPSTWAVGTVPLLGLACAQAARRLWGHGHATLVPGAAFLGAILMLAADAVARSLLPGTELPLGTVTALVGLPVLVSVAWGAAWRRAY; encoded by the coding sequence GTGAGCACGACGAGCGCGCTGCGGGCCGCGAGGGGCACCTGGCCCTATATGGCGCTGGTGGCCCTTTTCGCCGTCGCGTTTCTCCTAGAGCTTTGCCTAGGCGCCGTGTCCCTGTCTCCGGCGCGGGTCTGGGCAGGCATCACGGGGGAGGACGCCCTGGCCCGGCAACTGGTCCTGGACCTGCGTCTGCCCAGGGCGGTCCTGGCCGTGCTCACAGGCGCATCTCTGGCAGCGGCGGCAGCGGCGCTGCAGGGAGCGACCGGAAACCCTCTTGCCGACCCCCACCTGCTAGGGGTATCGGGAGGCGCGCTGATGGTCGGGGCAGTGATGGCGGTGGTGGGGCTCGATCCGCCTGTCCCGGCGGCCATGCCGCTCGCGGGCGTGGGTGCACTGGCGGGGGCGGCGGTGCCGGTGGTGCTGGCAGGGGTGGGGACGGTGTCCGGGGCGGGGGTGGCCCTCATCGGCGTGGGCCTCAGTTACCTATGGTCGGTGCTCGTGCTGGCGCTTCTCACCTCGGCCGGCTTCCTGGCCGCCCCCTCCCTCGCCTTCCTGGGCGGCAGCCTGGCTGGCCGCGGCTGGTCGGACGCCTCGGCGCTCGCGGTCTACCTGGGCCTGGCCGCGATCGCGCTGGCGCTCTTGGTTAAGCCGCTGGACGCCCTCGCCCTCGGCGACGAGGTGGCCCGCTCCCTGGGATTCTCGCCCACCCTGGCCAGGGCGGCGGCGGTGGCAGCGGCGGCGTTACTAGTGGGCCCTTCCACCTGGGCAGTAGGGACCGTGCCGCTCCTGGGCCTGGCCTGCGCCCAGGCCGCCCGTCGCCTCTGGGGGCACGGTCACGCAACGCTAGTGCCCGGGGCTGCCTTCCTGGGTGCTATTCTGATGCTGGCAGCCGATGCGGTGGCCCGCTCCCTGCTGCCGGGGACGGAGTTGCCGTTGGGCACCGTCACTGCCCTGGTCGGCCTGCCAGTACTGGTGTCGGTGGCATGGGGAGCGGCCTGGCGCAGAGCATACTGA
- a CDS encoding ABC transporter substrate-binding protein — protein sequence MVISARRWAAGVAVLVLALFAVGLAGCGEESPATPTPSSPASAGVITDFLGRRVQVPPSPSRIAAVSPTTIELLYYIGATSVVRTDGVNYPPQAADLPSVGPSYSPSLDRLASYSPDLVLADSVLQRGLVQRLESLGVPVVMVGIERVEDVSRALRLVGQAIGRPNAGEEAAARLERELESLRGSVSGRRLRAMALIADAQGNVYAARNDAYVGSILQFLGVQNVAADLPQTGPFPGFSQISAEAASGLDPDVVLAISPAPPPAPRLSQLLPRMPGFGGLHAVREGRVVELDPALFLQAPGPRVVEAARQLKQALEGTR from the coding sequence ATGGTCATCAGCGCTCGCCGCTGGGCCGCAGGCGTGGCGGTCCTCGTCCTCGCGCTTTTCGCCGTCGGCCTGGCAGGCTGCGGCGAAGAGTCGCCGGCCACTCCAACGCCCTCGAGCCCGGCCAGCGCTGGCGTCATTACTGACTTCCTGGGCCGTCGAGTTCAGGTGCCGCCATCGCCATCGCGCATAGCGGCGGTCAGCCCCACCACCATCGAACTGCTCTACTACATCGGCGCCACGTCGGTGGTCAGGACGGACGGTGTCAACTACCCGCCCCAGGCAGCCGATCTGCCCAGCGTGGGGCCATCGTACTCCCCCAGTCTCGACAGGCTAGCCTCTTACAGCCCCGACCTGGTGCTGGCCGATAGCGTCCTCCAGCGGGGGCTCGTGCAACGGCTGGAGTCGCTGGGCGTGCCGGTGGTGATGGTGGGCATCGAGCGGGTCGAAGACGTGTCGCGGGCGCTGCGCCTGGTGGGGCAGGCCATCGGTCGCCCGAACGCGGGGGAGGAGGCCGCGGCCAGGCTGGAGCGGGAGCTGGAGTCACTACGGGGCAGCGTCAGCGGACGGAGGCTGCGGGCCATGGCGCTGATCGCCGACGCCCAGGGCAACGTCTATGCCGCCCGCAACGACGCCTACGTCGGCTCCATCCTCCAGTTCCTGGGCGTGCAGAACGTGGCGGCCGACCTGCCGCAGACGGGTCCTTTCCCCGGCTTCTCTCAGATAAGCGCCGAGGCGGCCAGCGGCCTCGATCCGGACGTGGTGCTAGCCATCAGCCCGGCGCCGCCGCCAGCGCCGCGGCTCTCGCAACTGCTGCCCCGCATGCCCGGCTTCGGCGGCCTGCACGCGGTGCGGGAGGGGCGGGTGGTGGAGCTCGACCCTGCCCTGTTCCTGCAGGCGCCAGGGCCGCGGGTGGTCGAGGCCGCCAGACAACTGAAGCAGGCTCTGGAAGGGACGCGCTGA
- a CDS encoding iron-sulfur cluster assembly protein, whose protein sequence is MLSPELVKEMLRDVYDPELRLNVVDLGLVYDIACTPEGEVDVLMTLTSPGCPVGDEIARQVHEALSGFPGVRRVGVRFTFDPPWTPERMSEELRAELGLD, encoded by the coding sequence ATGTTGAGCCCCGAGCTCGTCAAGGAAATGCTCAGGGACGTATACGACCCTGAGCTGCGCCTGAACGTGGTGGACCTGGGACTGGTCTACGACATCGCCTGCACGCCGGAGGGCGAGGTGGACGTGCTCATGACCCTCACCTCGCCCGGCTGCCCAGTGGGCGACGAGATCGCCCGGCAGGTCCACGAGGCCCTTTCGGGCTTCCCGGGCGTCAGGAGGGTAGGCGTCCGCTTTACCTTCGACCCTCCCTGGACACCGGAGCGGATGAGTGAGGAGCTGCGTGCCGAGCTCGGGCTCGACTGA